A region of uncultured Desulfobacter sp. DNA encodes the following proteins:
- a CDS encoding MASE3 domain-containing protein has product MVNGTINNIKKKGVVGAAAFVVMLVGLYICSLYNLLLFHMLAEMFAVVTACSIFVVTWNARTFFKEKQFFPFIGIAYLFVGILDLVHAMTYKGVNIIPSIDANIPTQLWVSARYLESITLLSSFFIFKNKKKAETYLLGFTAITALILLSIFYWQIFPDCYLENAGGLTTFKKNSEYAICLILASALGALYFNRARFDKTLFNWLQASIFITIVSELLFTTYIGLYSAANILGHYFKIVSFFCLYKALIETGLSQPYSLLYKDLADSRESYQELFSNMMDGFARHRMIMDENGNPVDYEFLETNQAFERLTGLKDVVGKKATRLLPDIKNDPMDWIDVYGKVALKGESARFESYLTSLKKWYSINAYSVNHGEFVTIFEDITERKEAVDALFSQRELLNTTLAHLGDGVISSDKAGRIAFINPAAEKLTGWPRADALEKKLEQIFKVCRKEQDEPICNEAGGDFLYKDQLMVFPDEGMLLNRDGTRIPIEETVNPVKDKNGDVIGLVLIFRDITVWKQFQKKLQEDNELLEDKVAERTRTLHQTVEHLQKEIAQRVKADTRNRKADQELQARTSQLRALAGKLTMAEQAERRRVAKVLHDGIQQYMAAAKLHLSGLERKIEDPQLSAMARKIEATIGTCIQMARSLSADLSPPALYRGGLISGLRWLAGRMQERHGFRVTFKSEIENVSLPEDIVLLVFESVRELLFNSVKHSGMSEAQVMLKKSEENQLCLCVQDDGNGFDSSEIFVSENMKQGFGLFSIQERINLIGGTFEIKSQPGHGSRFNILLPYKTEAGPLSAGNEPEDSLENSVDKNDSKQSKKDIRVLLADDHAIFRKGVFQSLKETDGIEVVGQAHDGLEIVELAQQLNPDVILMDINMPGIDGIEATHRIYQAHPNIKILALSMYEKKDYARDMISAGAVDFISKGCTSSEMVAAIRNAVTVSL; this is encoded by the coding sequence ATGGTAAATGGAACGATAAACAACATTAAGAAAAAAGGTGTCGTCGGGGCAGCAGCTTTTGTGGTGATGTTGGTCGGCTTGTATATCTGTTCTCTTTACAATTTGCTGTTATTTCATATGCTGGCGGAAATGTTTGCGGTGGTCACCGCATGCAGTATTTTTGTGGTGACATGGAACGCCAGGACGTTTTTTAAGGAAAAACAGTTTTTTCCCTTTATCGGGATAGCTTATCTTTTCGTGGGTATCCTGGACCTGGTTCATGCCATGACCTATAAAGGGGTGAATATCATTCCCTCTATTGATGCCAATATCCCCACCCAGCTTTGGGTATCTGCCCGTTATCTTGAAAGTATTACGCTGCTCTCTTCATTTTTTATATTTAAAAACAAGAAAAAGGCAGAAACCTATTTATTGGGGTTCACGGCTATTACTGCGCTGATTTTGCTTTCTATATTTTACTGGCAGATTTTTCCTGACTGCTATCTTGAAAATGCGGGCGGCCTGACCACTTTTAAAAAAAACAGCGAGTACGCCATATGCCTGATTCTGGCGTCGGCCCTCGGTGCGCTTTATTTTAACCGGGCCCGGTTCGACAAAACACTTTTCAACTGGTTGCAGGCATCCATCTTTATCACCATTGTTTCTGAGTTGCTCTTTACAACGTATATCGGCCTTTACAGTGCAGCAAACATACTCGGCCATTATTTTAAAATCGTTTCTTTTTTTTGTTTGTACAAAGCACTGATTGAAACCGGTCTTTCACAACCGTACAGCCTGTTGTACAAAGATCTTGCCGACAGCAGGGAAAGCTATCAGGAGTTGTTTTCCAATATGATGGACGGGTTTGCCAGGCACCGGATGATCATGGACGAAAACGGCAACCCAGTTGATTATGAATTTTTGGAAACCAATCAGGCTTTTGAAAGATTGACCGGCCTTAAGGATGTAGTGGGGAAAAAAGCGACTCGGCTGCTGCCGGATATCAAAAATGATCCAATGGACTGGATTGATGTTTATGGGAAAGTTGCCCTTAAAGGAGAATCGGCCCGGTTTGAAAGCTATCTCACGTCACTGAAGAAATGGTATTCCATAAACGCCTATTCGGTTAATCACGGTGAATTTGTAACGATTTTTGAAGATATCACTGAAAGAAAAGAAGCTGTTGATGCTTTGTTTTCCCAAAGGGAGTTGCTAAACACAACACTGGCGCACCTCGGGGACGGTGTGATCTCTTCGGATAAAGCCGGTCGGATTGCCTTTATCAATCCGGCTGCGGAAAAATTGACCGGGTGGCCCCGGGCAGACGCGTTGGAAAAGAAATTAGAACAGATTTTTAAAGTGTGCCGGAAAGAACAAGATGAGCCCATTTGCAATGAGGCCGGGGGGGACTTCCTGTACAAAGATCAATTGATGGTCTTTCCCGATGAAGGTATGTTGCTAAACCGTGATGGGACCCGGATTCCTATTGAGGAGACGGTCAATCCGGTTAAAGACAAAAATGGGGATGTCATTGGGCTCGTTCTTATTTTTCGAGACATTACCGTCTGGAAGCAATTCCAGAAAAAGCTGCAGGAGGACAACGAATTACTGGAGGACAAAGTTGCCGAACGGACTCGGACCTTGCACCAGACCGTAGAGCATCTGCAAAAAGAAATTGCACAACGTGTGAAGGCTGACACCCGCAACCGGAAAGCTGATCAGGAACTTCAGGCACGGACCAGCCAACTGCGGGCCCTGGCCGGAAAGTTGACCATGGCAGAACAGGCTGAACGCAGGCGGGTCGCAAAGGTGCTGCATGACGGTATCCAGCAGTATATGGCAGCAGCCAAACTTCACCTAAGCGGCCTTGAACGTAAAATAGAAGACCCGCAATTAAGTGCTATGGCTCGAAAAATAGAAGCAACCATTGGCACCTGTATTCAAATGGCCCGGTCTCTAAGTGCAGATTTAAGCCCGCCGGCCCTTTACAGGGGAGGACTGATTTCAGGTCTCAGGTGGCTTGCCGGCAGGATGCAGGAACGCCATGGATTTCGAGTGACTTTTAAATCTGAGATAGAAAATGTATCTCTTCCCGAGGATATTGTGCTGCTGGTTTTTGAGTCGGTCCGTGAACTGCTGTTTAATTCAGTCAAACATTCCGGAATGTCCGAAGCGCAGGTAATGTTGAAAAAAAGCGAAGAAAATCAACTCTGCCTTTGCGTGCAGGATGATGGCAATGGTTTTGACTCATCTGAAATTTTTGTTTCAGAAAATATGAAACAAGGCTTTGGCCTGTTCAGTATCCAGGAGCGGATTAATTTGATCGGGGGGACTTTTGAAATTAAAAGCCAGCCCGGCCATGGCAGCCGATTTAACATCTTGCTTCCTTATAAAACAGAGGCCGGGCCGTTGTCTGCCGGTAACGAGCCGGAAGATTCCCTTGAAAATTCTGTGGATAAGAATGATTCCAAACAATCAAAAAAAGATATCCGGGTACTTCTCGCAGATGACCACGCCATCTTCCGTAAAGGTGTATTCCAGTCGCTTAAGGAAACTGACGGTATCGAGGTGGTCGGCCAGGCCCATGACGGCCTGGAAATTGTTGAATTGGCCCAACAGCTCAATCCTGATGTCATTTTGATGGATATCAACATGCCCGGCATCGACGGGATTGAAGCGACCCACCGTATTTACCAGGCCCATCCGAACATAAAGATCCTGGCCCTTTCCATGTATGAGAAAAAAGATTATGCCCGGGATATGATTTCAGCTGGTGCCGTTGATTTTATAAGTAAGGGATGCACTTCATCCGAAATGGTGGCAGCAATTAGAAATGCCGTAACGGTTTCCCTGTAA